The region GAGTTAAAAGTAATGGTGACGTCACTTTGTCTAAGGGAATGCAGCCTCAAAACGTACATTGGGCTGCTTGTGCGAACACTTAATTAATACAAATCCCTCTGAGTCCCTGACTATTCAGCCTTGAGTTAGAAACTGGTTCTCTCCATTCCTACCCGAGAGACTGGAGCACACAGTGTAGGCTggatactgagggagtactgcactgtcaggggaGCTGTGTTTCTGACGAGCTGTTAAATGGACACTCTCACCTGGATTTCAGGTGGTGTGAAAATCCCAAGGCTCTGGCCTCAGTGGCCAGTGTATAAGCTGAtgcttctgaaagggttaacGTTGATATTACCTTCCACCGATGCCAGTCTCAGTCTGTGGGCGGAGACCTGATCATCTCCACCTTTCAGAGGGCGTGGGTACATCTGTACCAGCTCCATCATGTCCTCCTCATTCCACCTGACCGAATGTAGTTCTAtttgttatcatgcaataaagCTTCCTGGGAGTGGCCTCCACCATGAAGCGCACAATAAGGCCCAGGAGCAGCCAACAGAAAGGGGGACTGGTGGCAGAGAACTACCCGATACCACACATCACTGAGTATCAGAACAAATATCACACTGGCCTCCCCCTGCTCGTGTGTTCTTGTCCCTGAACCAACATCGAAAACAGATTAGCACCTTCCAGAAAGTGTGACCACTATTTCctgggaggacaagggcagcaggtacataggaacaccaccccccccaaAGCTCCCCCcacaagccactcgccatcctgacttggaaatatatcaccattccttcagtgggtcagaatcctagaactccctccctaagggcattgtggatacCTGATATCCCATGGGCTGCAGTAGTTCAGGAAGACACCAAACTACCTTGCTCCtaagggcaattcaggatgggcaatgaGCACTGGCCCTGCCAGTGACACTGAGAATCCCTTGGTCATTCTTGTATTTgtgcttgctgtgtgcaaattggttccTCTAACAGTGGTTGCGTTTTACAGAAACGTCTTTGCCTGTGAGGCAGGGTGGGGTTTCCTGCagtgggtgaggggaggggaggggaggggggggcggtGAGGCGATAGAAACCTTGCCCTCCCTGGTCAGTGTCTTTTCTTTTCCAGCCTCCAGTCCCTGCAGAGTCAGATGGAGGAGCTGGCCGAGGAAGCGGACAAGGCGCTGAAGGAGGCCAAGAGATTGTACGTGTCTACCCAACCAACCCGAGGGGCAAACCTCACTCTGCCTCCAAACCTCACCGAGTCACAGCCTGAGGTTTGTACACTGGCTTTCCCACAGACCTTCCGTGGCAATGCTCAATGGAGTGAGATGGGTCGCCCGTCTCCTGTGAAAGGCCAGTGCCCCTCTCggtgggggtgtgggggcaaGTTAGATGGACACGGCCCATGTCCGATTGCGCTTATGTCCTCTATATTGGCAGCACTTATTCCCGTGTCTGCAGCTTTCTGTGGAAACCAGCAAGACATAGCTAGCTCTCTTTCTCTAAGCTGAAGCTTTCTTTGCTTCCAGAAGTTTCTACGGTTGTGGCGAGGGAAATGGATGTTTGTTGCAGttgcattggtgaggtcacacatGAAGTATGAGGCACAGTTGTGGTCTCCTTGTTTGggaaagggcggcacggtggcacagtggttagcactgctgcctcacagcaccagagacccgggttcaattcccgcctcaggcgactgactgtgtggagtttgcacattctccccgtgtctgcgtgggtttcctccgggtgctccggtttcctcccacagtccaaagatgtgcaggtcaggtgaattggccatgggaaattgcccgaaggggtaaatgtagggaaatgagtctgagtgggttgcttttcggagggtcggtgtggacttgttgggccaaagggcctgtagggcctgtttccacattgtaagttaTCTAATAAAAGGCATTGGAAGTAATTAGTCTGCTGGCTACGGTTGAGGGGGTTACCTGCTGAGCAATACCTGGATTGGTTGGGTCCATGATCAAGATAagagaggggtgctggaaaagcacagcaggtcaggcagcatctgaggagcaggaaaattgacatttccggcaaaagcccttcaccaggaatgcgaaacatgattctcctgctcctctccagcatctgcagtcctcacttttgccaggttGGACCCATCTCAGGGCCAGTTCAGAGAATGagcagtgatctcattgagactGAGATGATCCTGAGGGATTTGGACAAGGCGaatggtggaaggatgttttccctATAACTAGGGAGGGCTCTTTAAAGATATGGAGTCTgccacagcaccaggttatgatccaacaggtttatttgaaatcacaagctttggagcagtgctccttcattgggtgaagAGACTTTGTGACAATCGATGATGCATTTCCAGTGTAATGCCTCATGTAACTGCAgcaaatgtggtgaccagacctgcacacaatGGTCCTGTTGTGATCTGTCCAGCGTCCTGTACAgtttcatcactgaatccctacactgaggcaacaggcccttcggcccaacaagtttacactgaccctccaaagagtaacccacccagacacactcccCTACCAGAATGGGACTATCAGCTGTTTTGGCACCAATTCggaacacaaaaataaaagtcTTGTTTGGTGAAAGAAGAGAGGATGACTAACGACccgatgtaattttctcaactataaactcttgctagttgagaaaattacatcggGTTGTTGAtcatcctctcttctttaaccaaacaagacttttatttttgtgttctgaattggtgccaaaacagctcagcgccaaaaCGGCAGGGCCAAAATGTACCCGACCCTTCCCCATActtaccccctgactaatgcacctaacctacacatccctgaacactgtgggtaatttagcgtggccaattctccctgacctgcacatctttagactacaGGAGGAAACTgttggaaacccacgcagactcagggagaacttgcaaactccacacagtcgcctgaggctggaatcgaacccaggtccctggcgctgtgaggcagcagtgctagccactgtgccagaCCATTCTGTGTTCTATACTTCTGCCAATGGAGGAGAGCAGTCCACCTGCCTTCTTTATAACCTTACCTAGCGTGCTGCTCCCTTTAGGGACTGGTGCACTCACACACCAAGATCGCTCGCTTTATCTACCCCTCTCGGTACACGTTCTCCCTTCTTCTGACTGTTCTGTCTGATATTTCACGCTGCTGCTCTGATTACTATATCCGCATCGACCCTTTCCTTTGTGAAATCGGATACAAAAAGttaatttaaaattcttccaATACCTTCTACATCTTCACACAAGTCCCCTTCTTCATCTCTGATAGGCCCCACCTTTTCCTTAGCTATCCTGTTGCTCTGTATATACTGGCTAAACACCTTTGTGTTTTCCCTTCTGCAGTTTGCTAGTATTTATTTCTTGCCTTCTCTCTGACTTCGCTTGGTCCCTGTAGTTTCCCGTCCCCTCGAGGCTATTTGCAAGGTTGAGTTAATTTTTTCATATGACCCTGATCGTTTTGCCTTTAATTTTCCCAAAGGGCTGGAACAATTTCACGGCAGAAATTGAGAATTTGGAAAGTGCTCTTCAGATCAAAGACCAGGAAATCGAGAAGCTGCTTCTGGAGCTGGGACCCCGAGTCAGGGCCTTCCAGATGGGAATGGGAACCAAGGAGCTGTACGATGAGGTGAGCACGGGGCTAgtatcaggccattcagccccttgacacAGCTCTGCGATAGctcagcaggctcaaggggttttGCTTATTTTTTTTGTTGAGGGTCATGAGagtttggaattccctcctcagCGAGGAGTGGGAACTGAGCCATTGGAGGGTGAGTTAGACAGTTTTGTGACCAGCGAGGGGTCAAAGGTTATCAAGGGGAGTTGGAGCTGAAGCTTAGCTGTGCCCTTATTGAACAGTGAAGCACATCCCAAGGGCCCAGCTGTCTCCCCGTGCTCCTGATTCGAAAGATCTAATAATATTTCTCTCCCTTTTAGCTTCTGAGTCGTGTTAAATCTTCCAGGGCCACTGCGAGGGCATCCATTCAGAAAGTCAAACAGATCAAAGAGGAGGGAATCTCTCTGCTGAAAATCTTGGAAGGTATGGTCCCATCCCATTTCCAAAGCACCCATTCACAGCAGGGAGACGGTTTATTAGCCAATCGGAAGGCAGGGTGCTGTGGGATTGAGCGCCAGGCAGCCAatggtgagagtgtgtgagtTCACATTGGGACAGATGATACTGGGATGGCTGACACTAAAAGTGGTGGGAAAATTAGCTGCAATGATGAAATAGGAAATATCCAAATGGATATGGTTAGGTTTGGTGAATGGGCCACAATTTGGCAGATGAGGTTTAacgtgggtgacacagtggctcagtggttagcactgctgcctcacaacgccagagacctgggttcgattctagccttgggttactgtctgtgtggagtttgcacattctccccgtgtctgcgtgggtttcctccgggtgctccggtttcctcccacagtccaaagatgtgcaggtcaggtgaattggccatgctaaattgcccatagtgctaggtgcattagttagagggaaatgggtctgagtgggttactctttggagggtctgtgtggatttgttgggccaaagggccagtttccacactgtagggaatctaatctaatggacaagtgtgaagttatccattttggccaCAGAAATAGAAGGGAAACTTATTATTGAAATAGAGAGAAACATCAGAACGCTTCAGTCCAGAGAatctaggtgtccttgtgcatgaattgcagaaaattgGTATGCAGGTTCAGCAGGTCAATGGAAATTTTGGCATTTATCACTGAAGGAACAGAAtgtaaaaataaggaagcattgttgcaactgtacaaagtattAGTGAGAttgcacatggagtattgtgtccagtcctGATCTCCTGACTTggggaaggatgtaattgcattggaagcagttcacagGAGGTTCACGAGATTGAACCCAGAGATGGGGGGAGGCGGCGTCTATCTTATGAagggagattgagcagttcaggtcAATACTGTCTGGagcttagaaaaatgagaggagatctaattgagttATATAAGACACTAAAGGGGATTGGTAAAGTAAACCcagagaggatgcttccccttCCGGAGAAATCTacaacaagaggtcatagttttaggataagggacaACAAATTTAAAACGGATGAggtgaaattatttctctcaaaaggTCATGAATCATTGGAATTGGTGACCTCAGAGTGCAGCGGAGGCCAGGATATAGAATAGATTTatggaggagatagacagatttttaattagtaacgggtTTAATTAGTAAcgggagagagggcaggagggtgGAGTTCTGGTCAAGGtgagatcagctgtgatcgtgttaaatggtggagcaggctcaaggggctgaatgcccccccccccctcaccttgcTCCATGCTTTCCTGTGGCTAATGGTGAACGGGTATGGGGCATGGGGTGGAGATGGGCAGTGGTGTGATGGCATCATGAGGAACAGACATGGATTGacactgggggggtggggggtttgtGCGGTCTCTGTGGGGTCAGTACCATCTGGAAAAACCCACCAGAGCTGTCGGCCGTCGGGGAGGTGAGGCTGGGGGGTGTGTGGCATTATTTGGTTCAGGTTAAACCATGTTGGAAAGTGGCCCTTACCACAGCCCTCCGAGTCAAGAAATGGCTCCATGACAACACTCCCAGAGAGTCCGCCTTGAATTGGATTCCTGCCTCCTGTccgtctaccttggattccagcctctgcagtgtttttggtcctgaatcatgtttgtTCCACTGCGAAATCTCTTCAGAGGATGCCCACTTTGGAGAGGTTCTCAGCCTCCCTCAGACGTGCGCTCAGTGAGTCCCTATCTCACCTGTCACGGCACCTCCTCCGCCCTCCAGTTCTTAGACCACACCATGGAACAAACTcgcaaccaggtcataccctctgcctgtcctcacctatccccacttcaccactctcACCTCCCCCCGCCGGCACCCCTTTTATCTGcatctccccccacacccaccccccagccctgaagaagggctacacctgaaacattgactttacctcctgacgctgccctggctggctgtgttcctccagcctccggCCTGCCtgtcttggattccagcatctgcagttttactGTCTCTATAAATGTGAATTTTATCTGGGCAGTTTCAAGGTACAACCCCTCATTATGGCCTCCCCtgtggagggggtgggtgggaaatTAACCTTTGTTTTGTTTGTTATTGTTTCAGACAATAAGAGACCAGCTGGCAAACTCCGAGGTAAAGGGAGTTTGCGGAAGATGGGTGTGATCAAGGGGAAGGTGATGCCAGAGACCAAGAGGAAGACGGCACTCGCCCGGCGAATATTGCGAGTTGCTGGCTCCAGTTCTACCATCAGTAATACCACCGCTAGCCGGGCTGGGCAGGTCAACCAAGGCATCGCAAAGGTCAAAGGGCAATGCCATTACCACCCTCCAACCCCATAGATTCAACCCATTCCAAGTCAAGCCCCTCTCTGTATCCAATAGCTTATAGGGCCTGTGCTGAAGCAGCAAGGCAGAGGGCTGgggagcacagtggctcagtggttagcacagctgcctcacggcgccaggggcctcgggcaactgtctgtgttgagtttgtacattctccagacttttgttaagcaaagggatTATGCTCCAAAAgcaggtacagaggaacctcggttatccagCATTCAACTAACCGAATTTTGGATGATCCCAACACGATTGCAAGATCCcgatgccggataacatagttagccatgcATCGATTCTtcggcattcaattaaccaaacaaaatactcccctccTGTaccctttggataattgaggttcctctgtctaTGGAGGTGGGCCACAGATCAGTTGTGAGCTCAttaaatggtgggacaggcttgagggctgaatggcctactacttaTGAAACcggtagaaagcagagagtgggagtaATGGGGCCTTTCTcaggttggcaggctgtgaccGGTGGGGTACCACAAAGATCAATACTTGGGCCACAGCTGATCCCCAACAATTTGAATGTGGGGCcagttgtaatatttccaagtttgtagGGGCTCTTGTGAAAGAATGAGACCTTGCTGCAGTTGTATTGGACACTGTGAGAGTgcaccttggagtacaggtccAATCCCCTTGCCCAAGAGGGAATGCAGTGAGGGGCAGAGACTGACTCTAGTCGGGAGGGACTGTACCAGAAGGAGAGATACAAGAGACTGGGCTTGTGTTCTCTGGAGCTTTGAAGcatgagaggcaatctcattaaactctggcttacacgtgactccagacccacggcaatgtgattagaatcataaagctgtacagcatggaaacagacccttcggtccaacccatccatgctgaccagatatccaaacctaatcaagtcccatttgccagcaccgggtccatatccctccaaactcttcttattcatatatccatccagatgctgtttaaatgttgtaattgtaccagcctccaccacatcctctggcagctcattccatacacgtaccaccctctgtgtggaaaagttgccccttaggtcccttttaaatttttcccctctcaccctaaacctatgccctctcgttctggactctcccgaccccagggaaaagactttgtctatttattctatccatgcccctcataattttgtaaacctctataaggtcacccctcagcctccgatgcttctggggaaacagccccagactgaTAGATTCTTAGCCGCTCTCTGGAAAGCTCTGCTCAGGGCTAGGCCCCAGACTTTGCTTTGACCCCCTGAGAGAGTGAAAGGAACAACGAGACTGACTGTAGCGTCTTTCTGCCTTCCAGGAGGCCCACAAGCTCAGGAGACAAGCCCAGGACCAGGCCGCGCAGTCTGGCTCACTCCGCACTCGGCTGGACATCATGCAGGGTCAGCTGGCCACCCAGGAGGAGCAGGCCGCAGCCTTCAAGGTGAAACTTCAGGAGGATGGCACAACAGCAGCCAAGGTAAAGCTCAAATAAAAACCTCCCTCCTCAGCGGGTGGCACTCTCATTAACCTGCGTCCGATacaaatgtggcgctggaaaaacacagcaggtcaggcagcatcgaaggggCAGGAGAGCCAATATTTCAGGtaagggagtggggagggggctgggagctcagaaatagagtgggggggggggcgcgtgCAGTAAGGCTGAGGGTAAGGTAGGTGAGATGGTGATACCCCCCTTCCTACAAACCAAGTGGGTGGCTATGGGCACGCATGTGGGTCCGAGCTCTGCCTGTCTCTTCAGACGATACATGGAACAGTCTCTCTTCCACAGCTCCTCCGGCACCATCCCTCCCCCTGGTGTACCTGCCACACTGCGTGTTTAAATTCCTATATTCAGCAAAAGAACCGTGAGTCGACTGTTTGaaacaataatattcatttattgaacacaattaatattagaacaataagACCGATATACTATAAACtaactgcttgacctgctgtgcttttccagcaccacactcctgactctgagtcccagatctgcagtcctcatgttctccTCCTCCTCTACCTTATACTTTGATTGTATCCCCCTCCCCAGCCCCGACACTGGAACGTGGCCAGGCTCTGCATGCTGATGCTGCCTTCTCCCGATGGTCTTGGAGGTGTCTTCTCGGCCAGTAGTTATTCTGGAGTTACCGCCCTGAGTGGGGTTTTCTGGCACTTCTTATCCTTCCGGGTCTTCACGCCCTTTTGGAAGGGTCTTGAGGATCTGCCAATGGATTGATCAGGTTCCGTTACCCTGAGCGATCAGACCCAACCAGGTGTTGGCACGTTGATAGTAGGGTGGCCCTTAGGTCTCCATTACAGCAGATGCTGGGTGCATGTAACCTCCTCCAAATAAGGGTGCTAGGCCCCTCCGTGTCTAGCGAATGACTTGCTGCTCCTGATTGTCCTGATGGCGATATTCCATTGTCCCATTCCAGTCTAACTCCCAGGTATGTATAGCAGGATCTGCAGCTGTCAGATTTGTGCGTAGCTGGAGTTTGGATTCTGCAGCATGGGGATTAACACAGTCACTTTGGTCAGGCCTGAGTGCTTTAATCATTATCCATCTATTATAATTCCAGGGTAAGTTTATTATTGTCCTCATTATTTAGGGTGGCTCGTCTGGCCACAACCTTTTCTTCCACTACATCAATGGACCACTACCCACATCCCcttatcaccatcccacctacctttcccccagcctccctcccccatttatttctgattgggagacgctggtgttggattggggtggacaaggttaaaaaacacacaacaccaggttatagtccaacaggtttatttggagacactAGCGTTCGAAGCGCTGCTTATTTCTGGGCtccttcccccctccccattctcaatgaagggtcctgacccaatgggctgattctcctgctcctgctgtgctttcccagctccacactttatcgactctgactctccagcatctgccgtcctcactatctccaactcCCACTGACCTTCTGTGAATGATCCAGGCCTGGCTTTCACCATGGTTGCCATGGGTTACCACATTGCCGGGTCGACCTGGCATCATCATAAATCTCTGAAAGGTTGCATGCAAGACAAAACCATAAGAGTGTTTTAAAACAGGTTAGGTTTCTTCTGACACTCCTAGCGTTTGTTATAAAAATATAGCTCATTAGGGATGACTATGACTATCACTGACTATGGCGAATCGCCCAATGAAAGCGTGAATA is a window of Chiloscyllium plagiosum isolate BGI_BamShark_2017 chromosome 30, ASM401019v2, whole genome shotgun sequence DNA encoding:
- the LOC122564978 gene encoding laminin subunit gamma-3-like produces the protein MEVESIVRDALAMSNQSYILLTGIIQDDSIATDIMEAEHSLQSLQSQMEELAEEADKALKEAKRLYVSTQPTRGANLTLPPNLTESQPEGWNNFTAEIENLESALQIKDQEIEKLLLELGPRVRAFQMGMGTKELYDELLSRVKSSRATARASIQKVKQIKEEGISLLKILEDNKRPAGKLRGKGSLRKMGVIKGKVMPETKRKTALARRILRVAGSSSTISNTTASRAGQVNQGIAKEAHKLRRQAQDQAAQSGSLRTRLDIMQGQLATQEEQAAAFKVKLQEDGTTAAKVLHETLAMGKEVKKAKQSLDRDLKQLTELLKTVESLQVDQVTEEMLNVTEAEMGALRWVIDQTLDQKLRELEAASDLQILKMKTIEKDMEDIEAEKLSLEDIVENLPHGCYNRVGF